A region of Nocardioides alkalitolerans DNA encodes the following proteins:
- the gyrA gene encoding DNA gyrase subunit A, whose translation MTEIPTDLTGGPEGPDGSDPRVRPIDLQESMKRSYIDYAMAVIVGRALPDVRDGLKPVHRRVLYAMYDGGYRPDRGFNKCARVVGDVMGNYHPHGDSAIYDTLVRLAQPWVMRNPLVNGQGNFGSPGNDPAAAMRYTECRMAPLAMEMVRGIDEDTVDMVPNYDGKTMEPSILPSRFPNLLVNGSAGIAVGMATNIPPHNLREVAEGAKWALDHPDATREELLDALLDRIKGPDFPNGALIVGKEGIEQAYRTGRGSITQRAIIEVDEDKSGRTVLVITDLPYMVNPDNLLMKMAELADAGKVQGIADVRNETSSRVGQRIVVVLKRDAVARVVLNNLLKHTELQTNFSANMLALVDGVPRTLSLDAFISNWVAHQIEVIQRRTRYRLRKAEEDAHLQRGLVKALDALDEVIALIRRSPDVAEARQGLIELLDVDEIQADHILAMQLRQLAALQRQRIIDRLAELERIIAELEAILASELRQREIIAEEVAALVEKYGDDRRTQIIAAAGDMSMEDLIPDEDQVVTITRGGYAKRTRADQYRLQKRGGKGVRGASLRGDDVVEHFIATTSHHWLLFFTTAGRVYRTKVYNLPEASRDAKGGHVAGLLSFQPDEEIAQVLAIRDYDQAPYLVLATRNGLVKKTRLGDYNSPRQAGVIAINFREDDDELIGAELVDDRDEILLVSRKGQAIRFPADDSQLRPMGRATSGVTGMKFREGDQTLSMSVIRSSQVEAEEAAAAAAEAAGESTEPGALPGVKEQYVFTITDGGFAKRTRISEYRTQSRGGLGIKAMALANEDRGGLVGAFIVEEGDEVLSITQTGQVVRSPINDDFRVTGRSTMGVKFVTPKSGDAVAVVARSVEARAEEVLEESGIEAPEAGEPVTDDPVESAATAEPVADGAADATIATSEGTDEPDVDATEGEA comes from the coding sequence GTGACCGAGATCCCCACGGACCTGACCGGTGGCCCCGAGGGCCCCGACGGGTCCGACCCGCGGGTGCGGCCCATCGACCTGCAGGAGTCGATGAAGCGGTCCTACATCGACTACGCGATGGCGGTCATCGTCGGGCGCGCGCTGCCCGACGTGCGCGACGGCCTCAAGCCGGTGCACCGCCGCGTGCTCTACGCGATGTACGACGGGGGCTACCGTCCCGACCGCGGCTTCAACAAGTGCGCGCGCGTCGTCGGTGACGTCATGGGTAACTACCACCCCCACGGCGACTCGGCGATCTACGACACCCTCGTGCGCCTCGCGCAGCCGTGGGTCATGCGCAACCCGCTCGTCAACGGCCAGGGCAACTTCGGCTCGCCGGGCAACGACCCCGCGGCCGCGATGCGGTACACGGAGTGCCGGATGGCGCCGCTCGCCATGGAGATGGTGCGCGGCATCGACGAGGACACCGTCGACATGGTGCCGAACTACGACGGCAAGACGATGGAGCCCTCCATCCTCCCGTCGCGGTTCCCCAACCTGCTGGTCAACGGCTCGGCCGGCATCGCGGTCGGCATGGCGACCAACATCCCGCCCCACAACCTCCGCGAGGTGGCCGAGGGCGCGAAGTGGGCGCTCGACCACCCCGACGCGACCCGCGAGGAGCTGCTCGACGCGCTCCTCGACCGGATCAAGGGCCCCGACTTCCCCAACGGCGCGCTCATCGTCGGCAAGGAGGGCATCGAGCAGGCCTACCGCACGGGCCGCGGCTCGATCACCCAGCGGGCGATCATCGAGGTCGACGAGGACAAGTCGGGCCGCACCGTGCTGGTCATCACCGACCTGCCCTACATGGTGAACCCCGACAACCTGCTCATGAAGATGGCCGAGCTGGCCGACGCCGGCAAGGTCCAGGGCATCGCGGACGTCCGCAACGAGACGTCGTCCCGCGTGGGCCAGCGCATCGTCGTCGTGCTGAAGCGCGATGCCGTGGCGCGGGTGGTCCTCAACAACCTGCTCAAGCACACCGAGCTGCAGACCAACTTCAGCGCCAACATGCTGGCGCTCGTCGACGGCGTGCCCCGCACGCTGAGCCTCGACGCGTTCATCTCGAACTGGGTGGCCCACCAGATCGAGGTCATCCAGCGGCGTACGCGGTATCGCCTCCGCAAGGCGGAGGAGGACGCGCACCTGCAGCGTGGTCTCGTCAAGGCGCTCGACGCGCTCGACGAGGTCATCGCCCTCATCCGGCGCTCCCCCGACGTGGCGGAGGCGCGGCAGGGGCTCATCGAGCTGCTCGACGTCGACGAGATCCAGGCCGACCACATCCTCGCGATGCAGCTGCGCCAGCTGGCCGCGCTGCAGCGCCAGCGGATCATCGACCGCCTGGCCGAGCTCGAGCGGATCATCGCCGAGCTCGAGGCGATCCTCGCGAGCGAGCTGCGGCAGCGCGAGATCATCGCCGAGGAGGTCGCGGCGCTGGTGGAGAAGTACGGCGACGACCGCCGCACGCAGATCATCGCGGCCGCCGGCGACATGTCGATGGAGGACCTGATCCCCGACGAGGACCAGGTCGTCACGATCACGCGCGGCGGGTACGCCAAGCGCACGCGGGCGGACCAGTACCGGCTGCAGAAGCGCGGCGGCAAGGGCGTGCGCGGCGCGTCCCTGCGGGGCGACGACGTCGTGGAGCACTTCATCGCGACGACGAGCCACCACTGGCTGCTGTTCTTCACGACGGCCGGTCGGGTCTACCGCACGAAGGTCTACAACCTGCCCGAGGCGAGCCGCGACGCGAAGGGCGGCCACGTGGCCGGACTCCTGAGCTTCCAGCCCGACGAGGAGATCGCCCAGGTGCTGGCGATCCGCGACTACGACCAGGCGCCGTACCTCGTGCTGGCCACGCGGAACGGGCTTGTGAAGAAGACGCGGCTCGGCGACTACAACTCCCCGCGGCAGGCCGGCGTCATCGCGATCAACTTCCGCGAGGACGACGACGAGCTCATCGGCGCCGAGCTGGTGGACGACCGTGACGAGATCCTGCTCGTGTCCCGCAAGGGCCAGGCGATCCGCTTCCCGGCCGACGACAGCCAGCTGCGGCCGATGGGGCGCGCGACGTCGGGCGTGACGGGCATGAAGTTCCGTGAGGGCGACCAGACGCTGTCGATGTCGGTCATCCGCTCCTCGCAGGTCGAGGCGGAGGAGGCCGCGGCCGCTGCCGCGGAGGCCGCCGGCGAGTCGACCGAGCCGGGGGCGCTGCCGGGCGTGAAGGAGCAGTACGTCTTCACGATCACCGACGGCGGCTTCGCGAAGCGCACGCGCATCAGCGAGTACCGCACGCAGTCCCGTGGCGGCCTCGGCATCAAGGCGATGGCGCTGGCCAACGAGGACCGCGGCGGCCTCGTCGGCGCGTTCATCGTGGAGGAGGGCGACGAGGTCCTCTCGATCACCCAGACCGGCCAGGTCGTGCGCAGCCCCATCAACGACGACTTCCGCGTGACGGGCCGCTCGACGATGGGCGTGAAGTTCGTGACGCCGAAGTCGGGCGACGCCGTGGCCGTGGTCGCGCGGTCGGTCGAGGCCCGCGCCGAGGAGGTCCTCGAGGAGAGCGGCATCGAGGCGCCGGAGGCCGGCGAGCCGGTCACCGACGACCCGGTGGAGAGCGCCGCGACGGCGGAGCCGGTGGCCGACGGGGCGGCGGATGCAACAATCGCTACCAGCGAGGGCACCGACGAGCCCGACGTGGACGCAACTGAAGGCGAGGCGTGA
- the gyrB gene encoding DNA topoisomerase (ATP-hydrolyzing) subunit B, with protein sequence MEEGAYDASAIQVLEGLEAVRKRPGMYIGSTGERGLHHLIWEIVDNAVDEALAGYCDTIKVTLNADGSVSVSDNGRGIPTDTAPGQDLPAATLALTVLHAGGKFGGGGYKVSGGLHGVGSSVVNALSSSLRLEIKNRGHVWEQEFSAGVPDYPLRQVRPLEEGEATGTTVTWFASPDVFETTEYRLETITTRFRETAFLNKGLRIELRDARPQADELAEAVAGGTGAEDDLAETSAADLHVAEVDGVKALEQVFQYDRGLADYVDFLNRRKTPVSPIIAAEAETGDDAPNPMSLELAMQWQVSSYNESVHTFANTINTPEGGTHEEGFRAALTTLVNRWGAEWGLIKKPEDRLTGDDIREGLTAIISLKISNPQFEGQTKAKLGNTEAKGFVQSVVNDQLGAWLEQNPAQGKDIVRKAMAAASARVAARKARDLARNRKGLLGGGGLPGKLRDCSSRNPEECEVFIVEGDSAGGSAVMGRENRIQAILPIRGKILNVEKARIDKVLANQEVQAIISALGTGVNDEFDPAKLRYHKIVLMADADVDGHHINTLLLTLLFRFMRPLIEGGYVYLAQPPLYRIKWNKPHEHEYVYSDAERDAVLRDGQASGKKLPKESAIQRYKGLGEMNADELWETTLDPDNRVLLQVTLEDAAQADEIFSILMGEDVEQRRSFIQRNAKDVRFLDI encoded by the coding sequence GTGGAGGAGGGGGCCTACGACGCCTCCGCCATCCAGGTGCTCGAGGGCCTCGAGGCGGTCCGCAAGCGCCCGGGCATGTACATCGGGTCGACCGGTGAGCGCGGCCTGCACCACCTCATCTGGGAGATCGTGGACAACGCGGTCGACGAGGCCCTCGCGGGATACTGCGACACCATCAAGGTGACGCTCAACGCCGACGGCTCGGTCAGCGTCTCCGACAACGGCCGCGGCATCCCGACCGACACGGCACCGGGCCAGGACCTCCCGGCGGCGACGCTCGCGCTCACCGTGCTCCACGCGGGCGGCAAGTTCGGCGGCGGCGGCTACAAGGTGTCGGGCGGTCTGCACGGCGTCGGCTCGTCGGTGGTCAACGCGCTGTCCTCGTCGCTGCGCCTCGAGATCAAAAACCGGGGCCACGTCTGGGAGCAGGAGTTCTCGGCCGGTGTGCCGGACTACCCGCTGCGCCAGGTGCGGCCGCTGGAGGAGGGTGAGGCGACGGGCACGACCGTCACCTGGTTCGCCTCCCCCGACGTGTTCGAGACGACGGAGTACCGGCTCGAGACGATCACCACCCGCTTCCGGGAGACCGCGTTCCTCAACAAGGGCCTGCGCATCGAGCTGCGCGACGCCCGCCCCCAGGCCGACGAGCTGGCCGAGGCGGTCGCGGGCGGCACGGGCGCCGAGGACGACCTCGCGGAGACGAGCGCGGCCGACCTGCACGTGGCCGAGGTCGACGGGGTGAAGGCGCTGGAGCAGGTGTTCCAGTACGACCGCGGCCTGGCCGACTACGTCGACTTCCTCAACCGGCGGAAGACCCCCGTCAGCCCGATCATCGCCGCCGAGGCGGAGACCGGGGACGACGCGCCCAACCCGATGAGCCTCGAGCTCGCGATGCAGTGGCAGGTCTCGTCGTACAACGAGTCCGTCCACACGTTCGCCAACACGATCAACACCCCCGAGGGCGGCACGCACGAGGAGGGCTTCCGGGCGGCGCTCACCACGCTGGTCAACCGCTGGGGCGCCGAGTGGGGCCTCATCAAGAAGCCGGAGGACCGGCTCACGGGTGACGACATCCGCGAGGGCCTGACCGCCATCATCAGCCTCAAGATCTCCAACCCGCAGTTCGAGGGCCAGACGAAGGCCAAGCTCGGCAACACCGAGGCCAAGGGCTTCGTGCAGTCGGTCGTCAACGACCAGCTCGGGGCCTGGCTGGAGCAGAACCCGGCGCAGGGCAAGGACATCGTCCGCAAGGCCATGGCGGCGGCGTCCGCCCGCGTCGCGGCCCGCAAGGCCCGCGACCTGGCCCGCAACCGCAAGGGCCTGCTGGGCGGCGGCGGTCTCCCGGGCAAGCTGCGTGACTGCAGCTCGCGCAACCCCGAGGAGTGCGAGGTCTTCATCGTCGAGGGCGACTCCGCCGGCGGCTCGGCCGTCATGGGCCGGGAGAACCGCATCCAGGCGATCCTCCCGATCCGCGGCAAGATCCTCAACGTCGAGAAGGCGCGCATCGACAAGGTCCTGGCCAACCAGGAGGTCCAGGCGATCATCTCGGCGCTCGGCACGGGCGTGAACGACGAGTTCGACCCGGCCAAGCTGCGCTACCACAAGATCGTGCTGATGGCCGACGCCGACGTCGACGGCCACCACATCAACACGCTGCTGCTGACGCTGCTGTTCCGGTTCATGCGGCCGCTGATCGAGGGTGGGTACGTCTACCTGGCGCAGCCGCCGCTCTACCGGATCAAGTGGAACAAGCCCCACGAGCACGAGTACGTCTACTCCGACGCCGAGCGCGACGCCGTGCTGCGCGACGGCCAGGCCAGCGGCAAGAAGCTGCCCAAGGAGTCGGCCATCCAGCGCTACAAGGGTCTCGGCGAGATGAACGCCGACGAGCTGTGGGAGACGACGCTCGACCCCGACAACCGGGTGCTGCTGCAGGTGACGCTGGAGGACGCGGCCCAGGCGGACGAGATCTTCTCGATCCTCATGGGCGAGGACGTCGAGCAGCGCCGCTCGTTCATCCAGCGCAACGCCAAGGACGTCCGCTTCCTCGACATCTAG
- a CDS encoding DciA family protein — protein sequence MTPETPEQPYDAEQPDAVDEVAAGTEPDEPHDASGLDLARAAARAAAAAGGPVATPRKAKRRSGDSGGFADTARRGGRRGETTLSGPGPDRRDPRTVEADVRRLVAQRGWDADLRVHAVFARWAEIVGDEIGEHCRPESYVDGRLVVRTDATAWATQLRLLAPSLVKRLNDELGHGSVAAIEVRGPQAPSWSKGRRSVRGRGPRDTYG from the coding sequence GTGACGCCTGAGACCCCCGAGCAGCCGTACGACGCGGAGCAGCCCGACGCCGTCGACGAGGTGGCCGCGGGCACGGAGCCGGACGAGCCGCACGACGCCTCGGGCCTCGACCTGGCCCGGGCCGCGGCGCGTGCGGCGGCGGCCGCGGGCGGTCCGGTCGCGACACCACGCAAGGCCAAGCGGCGGTCCGGCGACTCCGGCGGGTTCGCCGACACCGCGCGTCGGGGCGGGCGTCGCGGGGAGACGACGCTGTCCGGGCCCGGTCCGGACCGGCGGGATCCGCGGACGGTGGAGGCCGACGTACGCCGCCTGGTCGCCCAGCGCGGCTGGGACGCGGACCTGCGGGTCCACGCTGTGTTCGCCCGGTGGGCCGAGATCGTCGGCGACGAGATCGGGGAGCACTGCCGGCCGGAGTCGTACGTCGACGGGCGCCTCGTCGTGCGCACCGACGCCACGGCGTGGGCGACCCAGCTGCGCCTCCTCGCGCCGTCGCTGGTGAAGCGGCTCAACGACGAGCTCGGGCACGGGAGCGTGGCGGCGATCGAGGTGAGGGGGCCGCAGGCGCCGTCCTGGTCGAAGGGCCGGCGGAGCGTGCGCGGTCGGGGTCCGCGCGACACCTACGGCTGA
- the recF gene encoding DNA replication/repair protein RecF codes for MHVSHLSLHDFRSYATLELPLEPGVTAFVGRNGQGKTNLVEAVDYLSRLSSHRVASDAPLVRHGAERAVVRAAVVRDGRTATLEVEINPGKANRARVNRSALPRARELVGLVRTVVFAPDDLALVKGDPTDRRRMLDDLLVLRAPRFAGVKADYERILRQRNTLLKTAGSARRSAAEGALATLDAWDAHLVSVGAELLAARLALVHDLRPYLAKAYAAVARGVGRDAADAEYRSSVELPTPAAGPTPVAAELVEPFRIGLEERRKDELDRGHTLVGPHRDDLDCSLASATTRLPVKGYASHGESWSFSLALRLASYDLLRDDGDDPILVLDDVFAELDAGRRDQLAGLVAGAEQVLVTAAVADDVPPALAGARFHVTEGEVRRDA; via the coding sequence GTGCACGTCTCCCACCTCTCGCTCCACGACTTCCGGTCCTACGCGACCCTCGAGCTCCCGCTCGAGCCCGGCGTGACCGCGTTCGTGGGCCGCAACGGCCAGGGCAAGACGAACCTGGTGGAGGCCGTCGACTACCTGTCGCGCCTCTCGTCCCACCGGGTCGCCTCCGACGCCCCGCTGGTGCGGCACGGCGCGGAGCGCGCCGTCGTGCGCGCCGCGGTGGTGCGCGACGGGCGCACGGCGACGCTCGAGGTGGAGATCAACCCGGGCAAGGCGAACCGCGCGCGGGTCAACCGGTCGGCGCTCCCCCGGGCCCGGGAGCTCGTCGGCCTGGTGCGCACCGTGGTGTTCGCCCCCGACGACCTGGCGCTCGTCAAGGGCGACCCGACCGATCGCCGCCGGATGCTGGACGACCTCCTCGTGCTGCGTGCCCCGCGCTTCGCGGGGGTGAAGGCCGACTACGAGCGGATCCTCCGCCAGCGCAACACCCTGCTGAAGACCGCGGGGTCGGCGCGGCGCAGCGCGGCCGAGGGCGCGCTGGCGACCCTGGACGCCTGGGACGCGCACCTCGTCAGCGTCGGGGCCGAGCTCCTCGCCGCCCGCCTCGCGCTCGTCCACGACCTGCGGCCCTACCTCGCGAAGGCCTACGCGGCGGTCGCCCGCGGGGTGGGCCGGGACGCGGCGGACGCCGAGTACCGCAGCTCCGTCGAGCTGCCCACGCCCGCCGCCGGACCGACCCCCGTGGCCGCCGAGCTCGTCGAGCCGTTCCGGATCGGCCTCGAGGAGCGCCGCAAGGACGAGCTGGACCGTGGCCACACGCTCGTCGGCCCCCACCGCGACGACCTCGACTGCTCGCTCGCCTCCGCGACGACCCGGCTGCCGGTCAAGGGCTACGCCTCGCACGGCGAGTCCTGGTCGTTCTCGTTGGCGCTGCGGCTCGCGTCGTACGACCTCCTCCGTGACGACGGCGACGACCCCATCCTCGTGCTGGACGACGTCTTCGCCGAGCTGGACGCGGGTCGCCGCGACCAGCTGGCCGGGCTCGTGGCCGGCGCCGAGCAGGTGCTCGTCACGGCGGCGGTCGCCGACGACGTGCCGCCGGCGCTCGCCGGCGCGCGCTTCCACGTCACCGAGGGCGAGGTGCGGCGTGACGCCTGA
- a CDS encoding NINE protein — MSYQQPPAYGAPSGGGLYFISIMGQEQGPLDVNQLRQMATAGQLKGDTPVRSTDNPNIFPAKQIPGLFSDKEWLTTLLLSLFLGGLGVDRFYLGQNGLGIAKLLTCGGCGIWSLIDLVLIAMRKLPDSQGRPLP, encoded by the coding sequence ATGAGCTACCAGCAGCCCCCCGCGTACGGCGCCCCCTCCGGCGGCGGCCTCTACTTCATCTCCATCATGGGCCAGGAGCAGGGCCCCCTCGACGTCAACCAGCTCCGCCAGATGGCCACCGCCGGCCAGCTGAAGGGCGACACCCCGGTGCGGTCGACGGACAACCCCAACATCTTCCCGGCGAAGCAGATCCCCGGCCTGTTCTCCGACAAGGAGTGGCTGACCACGCTGCTGCTGTCGCTGTTCCTCGGCGGCCTCGGCGTCGACCGTTTCTACCTCGGCCAGAACGGCCTCGGCATCGCCAAGCTGCTGACCTGCGGCGGCTGCGGCATCTGGTCGCTCATCGACCTGGTGCTCATCGCGATGCGCAAGCTGCCCGACTCGCAGGGCCGTCCGCTGCCCTGA
- a CDS encoding DUF2752 domain-containing protein, whose protein sequence is MSTAPTTTTPRVASTEWIAAGGVVALGVAVAMDPAGIEDGPIICPFRLLTGLPCPGCGLTRSWVYGVHGQWGDSFASHPFGLPLLFAVLVLAVVAVTRRVRRDPPPSIDRIVGHPVTKIVIAAWLAFSAVRLALAL, encoded by the coding sequence GTGAGCACCGCACCGACCACCACGACCCCGCGGGTCGCGTCCACCGAGTGGATCGCGGCCGGCGGGGTCGTCGCGTTGGGCGTCGCGGTCGCCATGGATCCCGCGGGCATCGAGGACGGGCCGATCATCTGCCCCTTCCGCCTGCTCACCGGGCTGCCCTGCCCCGGCTGCGGCCTGACCCGCTCCTGGGTCTACGGGGTGCACGGCCAGTGGGGGGACTCGTTCGCGTCGCACCCGTTCGGCCTGCCGCTGCTCTTCGCCGTGCTCGTGCTGGCCGTCGTCGCGGTCACCCGCCGCGTGCGCCGCGACCCGCCCCCGTCGATCGACCGGATCGTCGGGCACCCGGTCACGAAGATCGTGATCGCCGCCTGGCTGGCGTTCTCCGCCGTGCGGCTGGCGCTCGCGCTCTGA
- the gnd gene encoding decarboxylating 6-phosphogluconate dehydrogenase, whose translation MEIGLIGLGKMGGNMRERIRRAGHTVVGYDRNPDLADVDSLEALVEALPSPRVVWVMVPAGGPTHDTITALGELLGEGDLVVDGGNSRWTDDQAHAEQLGAKGIGFVDCGVSGGVWGLENGYALMYGGSADDVAKVQPVFDALKPEGEFGSVHAGKVGAGHFSKMVHNGIEYAIMQSYAEGWELLEKVDMVDNVTEVFRSWREGTVIRSWLLDLLVAALDEDENLSSIRGYADDSGEGRWTVEAGIENAVATPAITAALYARFVSRQDDSPAMKAIAAMRNQFGGHAVHTAAPAGGDAPESGESSGEAHPAQR comes from the coding sequence ATGGAGATCGGCCTGATCGGGCTCGGCAAGATGGGCGGCAACATGCGCGAGCGCATCCGCCGCGCGGGCCACACGGTGGTGGGGTACGACCGCAACCCGGACCTCGCCGACGTCGACAGCCTGGAGGCGCTCGTCGAGGCGCTGCCCTCGCCGCGCGTCGTGTGGGTGATGGTGCCGGCCGGTGGGCCGACCCACGACACCATCACCGCCCTCGGTGAGCTGCTGGGCGAGGGCGACCTCGTCGTCGACGGCGGCAACTCGCGCTGGACCGACGACCAGGCCCACGCCGAGCAGCTCGGCGCGAAGGGCATCGGCTTCGTCGACTGCGGCGTCTCCGGAGGTGTGTGGGGCCTGGAGAACGGCTACGCGCTGATGTACGGCGGCTCGGCCGACGACGTCGCCAAGGTGCAGCCGGTCTTCGACGCGCTCAAGCCGGAGGGCGAGTTCGGCTCCGTCCACGCGGGCAAGGTGGGCGCCGGCCACTTCTCGAAGATGGTCCACAACGGCATCGAGTACGCGATCATGCAGTCGTACGCCGAGGGCTGGGAGCTCCTCGAGAAGGTCGACATGGTCGACAACGTCACCGAGGTCTTCCGCTCGTGGCGCGAGGGCACCGTCATCCGCTCGTGGCTGCTCGACCTCCTCGTCGCGGCGCTCGACGAGGACGAGAACCTGAGCAGCATCCGGGGCTACGCCGACGACTCCGGCGAGGGCCGCTGGACCGTCGAGGCCGGCATCGAGAACGCCGTGGCGACGCCGGCGATCACCGCCGCGCTCTACGCCCGCTTCGTCTCCCGCCAGGACGACTCGCCCGCGATGAAGGCGATCGCGGCCATGCGCAACCAGTTCGGCGGCCACGCGGTGCACACCGCGGCGCCCGCCGGCGGCGACGCGCCCGAGTCGGGCGAGTCGTCGGGCGAGGCGCACCCCGCCCAGCGCTGA
- the dnaN gene encoding DNA polymerase III subunit beta has translation MKFRVERDVLADAVAWAARSLPVRPSVPVLSGLLIRAAEDGLVLSTFDYETSARATLSADVIDEGTVLVSGRLLADITRSLPSKPVEMTLDGARVSLVCGSARFTLQTLPVEEYPSLPEMPTATGTVRSDVFAHAVAQAVTAAGRDDMLPVLTGVRLEIEGSTISLLATDRFRLSQRELEWDPRSPDESFAALVPAKVLAETAKSLTAGTEVTIALAASGSGEGIIGFEGAANGGVRRTTTRLLDGEFPKVRSLFPTEHQTVATLSKAALVESVKRVSLVAERNTAVQLAFADGVLTLDAGSGDEAQASESVEADVTGGDIVTGFNPQFLLDGLGAIDQPTVQLAFTQATKPVVMSGIVDDGTDPGFRYLLMPRRLLS, from the coding sequence GTGAAGTTCCGCGTCGAACGCGACGTCCTCGCCGACGCCGTCGCCTGGGCTGCGCGCAGCCTTCCGGTGCGGCCGAGCGTCCCCGTCCTGTCCGGCCTGCTCATCAGGGCGGCCGAGGACGGCCTCGTGCTGTCGACGTTCGACTACGAGACCTCCGCCCGCGCCACGCTGTCGGCCGACGTCATCGACGAGGGCACCGTGCTCGTCAGCGGCCGTCTGCTGGCCGACATCACCCGCAGCCTCCCGAGCAAGCCGGTCGAGATGACCCTCGACGGCGCGCGCGTGTCGCTCGTCTGCGGCTCGGCCCGCTTCACGCTCCAGACGCTCCCGGTGGAGGAGTACCCCTCGCTCCCCGAGATGCCGACCGCCACCGGCACGGTCCGCAGCGACGTGTTCGCCCACGCCGTCGCCCAGGCCGTCACGGCCGCGGGCCGCGACGACATGCTCCCGGTGCTCACCGGCGTGCGGCTCGAGATCGAGGGCTCGACGATCTCGCTGCTCGCCACCGACCGCTTCCGCCTCTCCCAGCGCGAGCTCGAGTGGGACCCCCGCAGCCCCGACGAGTCCTTCGCGGCCCTCGTGCCCGCGAAGGTCCTCGCCGAGACGGCCAAGTCGCTGACGGCCGGCACGGAGGTCACGATCGCGCTCGCCGCGAGCGGCTCGGGCGAGGGCATCATCGGCTTCGAGGGCGCGGCCAACGGCGGCGTGCGCCGCACGACCACCCGCCTCCTCGACGGCGAGTTCCCCAAGGTCCGCAGCCTGTTCCCGACCGAGCACCAGACGGTCGCGACGCTCAGCAAGGCGGCGCTCGTCGAGTCGGTGAAGCGCGTCTCCCTCGTCGCCGAGCGCAACACGGCGGTGCAGCTCGCCTTCGCCGACGGCGTGCTGACCCTCGACGCCGGTTCCGGTGACGAGGCGCAGGCCTCGGAGTCCGTCGAGGCGGACGTCACGGGCGGCGACATCGTGACGGGCTTCAACCCCCAGTTCCTGCTCGACGGCCTCGGCGCCATCGACCAGCCGACGGTGCAGCTCGCGTTCACGCAGGCGACGAAGCCCGTCGTCATGAGCGGGATCGTCGACGACGGCACCGACCCCGGCTTCCGCTACCTGCTGATGCCGCGTCGCCTCCTGTCCTGA